A genomic segment from Camarhynchus parvulus chromosome 7, STF_HiC, whole genome shotgun sequence encodes:
- the ERCC3 gene encoding general transcription and DNA repair factor IIH helicase subunit XPB, with protein MGRKERDKKKSKKRHYDDDEDDEDEGAGKEQQEAVPSAAGKQVEESGTKVDEYGAKDYRLQMPLKADHSSRPLWVAPDGHIFLEAFSPVYKYAQDFLVAIAEPVCRPTHIHEYKLTAYSLYAAVSVGLQTSDITEYLQKLSKTGVPDGIIQFIKLCTVSYGKVKLVLKHNRYFVESTHPDVIQQLLQDHVIKECRLRNAEGEETELITETFTSKSAISKSSEGGLGPSTSQGTDAQNKPDVPADLFEFYEQMDKDEEEEEETQTVSFEVKQEMIEELQKRCIHLEYPLLAEYDFRNDSVNPDINIDLKPTAVLRPYQEKSLRKMFGNGRARSGVIVLPCGAGKSLVGVTAACTVRKRCLVLGNSAVSVEQWKAQFKMWSTIDDSQICRFTSDAKDKPIGCSVAISTYSMLGHTTKRSWEAERVMEWLKSQEWGLMILDEVHTIPAKMFRRVLTIVQAHCKLGLTATLVREDDKIVDLNFLIGPKLYEANWMELQNNGYIAKVQCAEVWCPMSPEFYREYVAIKTKKRILLYTMNPNKFRACQFLIKFHERRNDKIIVFADNVFALKEYAVRLGKPYIYGPTAQGERMQILQNFKHNPKINTIFISKVGDTSFDLPEANVLIQISSHGGSRRQEAQRLGRVLRAKKGMVAEEYNAFFYSLVSQDTQEMAYSTKRQRFLVDQGYSFKVITKLAGMEEEELSFSTKEEQQQLLQKVLQASDLDAEEEVVAGEYGSKSAQVSRRAGTMSSMSGADDTVYMEYHSSRSKASSNKHIHPLFKRFRK; from the exons ATGGGCAGGAAGGAGCGGG ATAAGAAGAAGTCCAAGAAGCGCCATTACGATGACGACGAAGACGATGAGGACGAAGGTGccgggaaggagcagcaggaggcgGTGCCGTCGGCGGCGGGGAAGCAGGTGGAGGAGAGCGGCACCAAGGTGGACGAGTACGGCGCCAAGGACTACCGGCTGCAGATGCCGCTGAAGGCCGACCACAGCTCGCGGCCCCTCTGGGTG GCTCCGGATGGCCATATATTTTTGGAAGCCTTTTCTCCAGTTTACAAATATGCCCAGGACTTTCTGGTTGCCATTGCTGAGCCTGTGTGCAGACCCACCCATATTCACGAGTACAAGCTGACTGCTTACTCCCTGTATGCTGCTGTGAGTGTGGGCTTGCAGACAAGTGACATCACCGAGTATTTGCAGAAACTCAGCAAGACTGGTGTCCCAGATGGGATAATTCAGTTTATCAAA CTGTGCACCGTCAGCTATGGGAAGGTGAAGCTGGTTCTGAAACATAACAG gTATTTTGTGGAAAGTACCCACCCTGACGTCATTCAGCAGCTTCTGCAAGACCATGTAATTAAAGAATGTCGCCTGAGAAATGCTGAAGGTGAAGAGACAGAGCTGATTACAGAGACATTCACAAGTAAATCAGCG ATTTCCAAATCTAGTGAAGGTGGCCTTGGTCCATCAACTTCACAGGGAACAGATGCTCAGAATAAGCCAGATGTCCCAGCTGACTTGTTTGAGTTTTATGAACAGATGGACaaagatgaggaggaggaggaggaaacgCAGACGGTGTCTTTTGAAGTCAAGCAG GAGATGATTGAAGAACTTCAGAAGCGTTGTATCCATTTGGAGTACCCCTTGTTAGCAGAGTATGATTTCagaaatgattctgtgaatcctGATATCAATATAGATCTGAAACCTACTGCAGTCCTCAGGCCTTATCAAGAGAAAAGCCTAAGGAAGATGTTTGGGAATGGACGAGCCAGGTCTGGTGTTATTGTCTTGCCATGTG gtgctggcaAGTCTCTGGTGGGAGTGACGGCCGCGTGCACCGTGCGCAAGCGGTGCCTGGTGCTCGGCAATTCCGCCGTGTCTGTGGAGCAGTGGAAGGCCCAGTTCAAGATGTGGTCCACCATCGACGACAGCCAGATCTGCCGCTTCACCTCTGATGCCAAAGACAAGCCCATTGGCTGCTCTGTTGCCATCAGCACATACTCCATGTTGGGGCACACGACAAAAAGGTCTTGGGAAGCAGAAAGAGTAATGGAGTGGCTTAAAAGTCAAGAGTGGGGCCTTATGATACTGGATGAAGTCCATACCATTCCTG CAAAAATGTTCAGACGTGTGCTCACTATCGTCCAAGCTCATTGTAAATTGGGGCTGACTGCTACCCTGGTCAGAGAAGATGATAAAATTGTTGACCTGAACTTCTTGATTGGACCAAAGCTCTATGAAGCCAACTGGATGGAGCTGCAGAACAACGGCTACATTGCTAAAGTCCAGTGTGCTGAG GTATGGTGCCCAATGTCACCTGAATTTTACAGAGAATATGTAGctattaaaacaaagaaaaggataCTGCTCTACACCATGAACCCAAATAAATTCAGAGCCTGTCAGTTCTTGATTAAGTTTCACGAGCGACGGAATGATAAAATCATCGTCTTTGCTGACAATGTGTTTGCACTGAAGGAATATGCAGTCAGACTTGGGAA ACCCTATATCTATGGTCCTACTGCACAAGGGGAAAGAATGCAAATTCTACAAAACTTCAAGCACAATCCCAAAATCAACActattttcatttccaag GTAGGGGACACGTCCTTCGATCTGCCAGAGGCCAATGTTCTCATTCAGATCTCATCCCACGGTGGCTCACGGAGGCAGGAGGCTCAAAGGCTGGGCCGAGTGCTGAGAGCCAAGAAAG GCATGGTTGCAGAGGAATACAAtgcctttttttattcccttgtATCCCAAGACACTCAGGAAATGGCATATTCAACAAAACGACAACGGTTTCTTGTAGATCAAGGTTATAGCTTCAAG GTAATCACAAAGCTGGCAGGCATGGAAGAAGAAGAACTTTCATTTTCAACCAaagaagaacagcagcagcttctccagaaAGTCCTGCAAGCATCTGACCTGGATGCTGAGGAGGAAGTAGTTGCTGGAGAATATGGTTCAAAGTCAGCTCAG GTGTCGCGCCGTGCAGGCACCATGAGCTCCATGTCTGGGGCAGATGACACCGTGTACATGGAGTACCACTCCTCCCGGAGCAAGGCATCCTCCAACAAGCACATCCACCCCCTGTTCAAGCGCTTCCGCAAGTGA